One genomic segment of Ricinus communis isolate WT05 ecotype wild-type chromosome 5, ASM1957865v1, whole genome shotgun sequence includes these proteins:
- the LOC8260328 gene encoding succinate dehydrogenase [ubiquinone] iron-sulfur subunit 2, mitochondrial: protein MATGLLRKGLSIARVSKTAPFTSRLIPTRFHASEAEAQKVEPKASSTASLKTFQIYRWNPDNPSKPTLQDYKIDLKECGPMVLDALIKIKNEIDPTLTFRRSCREGICGSCAMNIDGCNGLACLTKISSGSTSSTITPLPHMFVIKDLVVDMTNFYNQYKSIEPWLKRKNPPPVDGKEIPQSKKDRAKLDGMYECILCACCSTSCPSYWWNPESYLGPAALLHANRWISDSRDEYTNERLDAINDEFKLYRCHTILNCARACPKGLNPGKQIMHIKQLQMVGGA, encoded by the exons ATGGCAACTGGGCTGCTCAGGAAAGGACTCTCAATCGCTAGGGTTTCCAAAACGGCACCTTTTACCTCAAGACTGATCCCTACAAGGTTTCACGCATCAGAAGCAGAAGCACAAAAGGTTGAACCAAAAGCAAGCTCAACCGCAAGCCTTAAGACTTTCCAAATATACAGATGGAACCCCGATAACCCATCGAAACCCACACTTCAAGATTACAAGATCGACCTAAAAGAATGTGGCCCGATGGTTCTTGATGCTCTAATCAAGATCAAGAACGAGATTGATCCTACCCTAACATTTCGCAGATCTTGCAGAGAAGGAATTTGTGGTTCTTGTGCTATGAATATTGATGGGTGTAATGGATTAGCATGTTTAACAAAAATCTCATCTGGGTCTACTTCGTCAACAATAACTCCTTTGCCGCATATGTTTGTGATTAAAGATTTGGTCGTCGATAtgactaatttttataatcagTATAAGAGTATTGAGCCTTGGCTTAAAAGAAAGAACCCACCTCCTGTTGATGGGAAAGAGATTCCTCAGAGTAAGAAAGACAGGGCTAAACTAGATGGCATGTATGAGTGTATTCTGTGTGCTTGTTGCAGTACTTCTTGCCCTAGTTATTGGTGGAATCCTGAATCTTACTTGGGTCCTGCTGCTTTGCTCCATGCAAATAG GTGGATCAGCGATAGCCGTGATGAATATACCAATGAGCGGCTGGATGCAATAAACGATGAGTTCAAGCTCTACCGCTGCCATACCATATTGAATTGTGCCCGTGCCTGCCCCAAAGGGTTGAACCCTGGAAAGCAGATCATGCATATCAAGCAGCTCCAGATGGTAGGTGGTGCATAA
- the LOC8260331 gene encoding uncharacterized membrane protein At3g27390 isoform X1 has protein sequence MEPPRGFLVTLWNFICFLPFFAGLLLLGTIKGIIFCPLVCLIIAVGNSAITLGLWPLHVFWTYYSIMRAKQLGPVLKIVLCILLAAPLILWLAVGIVGSIIGGILYGFLSPVFATFDAVGEGKSNVLYHCFYDGTWDTIQKSCTIVRDFADFCYHSYFSYMDDLQQQQPPDRKYYEIRLLYLPGALIAGLLGFILDFPLISFIAICKSPYMLFKGWHRLFHDLIGREGPFLETICVPFAGLAILLWPLAVVGAVLGSMISSIFLGAYAGVIVYQESSFWYGLCYIVASWALYDEYSNDTLDMPEGSCFPRPKYRKNAELSKSTSRASSFSRPSSFKYRLDPLPPMVDLKPFELLNGLFKECQKHGENFLSEGLITAQDIEDAKSNKGGTVVNIGLPAYCLLQTLLRSAKANSEGILLSDNHTEITSYNRPKDAFFDWFFNPFLVMKDQIKAQNLSEEEEKYLCKLVLLNDDFIKLKSASIGPAPDSERKRAELDALARRLRGLTKSVSRYPTSRRHFQNLVKTLSEDLAKKNGDSRSNNGRPRAIARSKSAFARYLSFNKSRSSHNGSDQATQPVARDVEIV, from the exons ATGGAGCCTCCAAGGGGTTTTTTGGTTACTTTGTGGAATTTTATAtgctttcttcctttctttgcTGGGCTTCTGCTTCTTGGTACTATTAAAG GTATCATTTTCTGCCCATTGGTATGCCTTATCATAGCAGTTGGAAACTCCGCTATAACATTGGGTCTTTGGCCATTACATGTTTTCTGGACATATTATTCGATTATGAG AGCTAAACAATTAGGGCCAGTTCTGAAGATTGTTCTCTGCATATTGCTAGCAGCCCCTTTGATTCTTTGGCTGGCAGTTGGCATTGTTGGAAGTATCATAGGCGGGATACTATATGGCTTTCTTTCACCAGTGTTTGCCACTTTTGATGCTGTTGGAGAAGGGAAGAGTAATGTGCTTTACCACTGTTTTTAC GATGGAACTTGGGACACTATTCAAAAGAGTTGCACTATTGTCCGTGATTTTGCAGATTTTTGTTATCattcttatttctcatataTGGATGACCTACAACAGCAACAGCCTCCagatagaaaatattatgagATCAG GTTGCTTTATCTTCCTGGTGCTCTTATTGCTGGTTTACTTGGTTTCATTCTCGACTTTCCACTGATCTCATTTATTGCCATCTGCAAAAGCCCATACATGCTCTTTAAGGGATGGCATCGTTTGTTTCATGACCTTATAGGAAGGGAAGGCCCTTTCTTGGAGACAATATGTGTACCATTTGCAGGTCTAGCTATTCTTCTCTGGCCATTGGCTGTTGTTGGAGCAGTTTTGGGCTCTATGATATCAAGCATCTTCCTTGGGGCTTATGCAGGAGTGATTGTTTATCAG GAGTCCTCATTTTGGTATGGGCTTTGCTATATTGTTGCATCATGGGCCCTTTACGATGAATACAGCAATGATACTTTGGACATGCCAGAAGGATCTTGTTTTCCGAG GCCAAAGTACCGAAAGAATGCTGAATTGTCAAAGAGTACATCTCGTGCGTCCTCTTTTTCGAGGCCTAGTTCGTTTAAATATCGATTAGATCCGCTTCCTCCAATGGTTGATCTGAAACCATTTGAG CTGCTTAATGGGTTATTTAAGGAATGTCAGAAGCATGGAGAGAATTTTCTTTCTGAAGGACTAATAACAGCCCAAGATATTGAAGATGCTAAGTCTAATAAAGGTGGTACGGTGGTTAACATTGGCTTACCAGCTTATTGTCTTCTTCAGACACTTCTACGCTCCGCAAAAGCCAATTCTGAGGGCATCTTGTTGA GTGATAATCATACTGAGATAACAAGCTACAACAGACCGAAAGATGccttttttgattggttttttAACCCGTTCCTTGTCATGAAAGATCAGATTAAAGCGCAAAACCTGTCCGAGGAAGAAGAGAAGTATCTTTGCAAACTAGTACTGTTAAATGATGATTTCATTAAGTTGAAAAGTGCTAGTATTGGTCCAGCACCCGACTCTGAGCGTAAACGAGCTGAACTTGATGCATTAGCTCGAAG GCTTCGAGGACTTACCAAATCGGTATCAAGGTATCCAACATCAAGAAGGCATTTTCAGAATCTTGTCAAGACCCTGTCAGAAGATCTGGCCAAGAAGAATGGAGACAGCAGATCAAACAATGGACGGCCTCGAGCAATTGCGAGATCAAAAAGTGCCTTTGCCcgttatttatcttttaacaaAAGCAGATCAAGCCACAATGGTTCTGATCAAGCGACTCAACCAGTTGCAAGAGATGTTGAAATTGTATAA
- the LOC8260329 gene encoding protein NOI4 isoform X1 has translation MSTQDKGRPLPKFGEWDVNNPASAEGFTVIFSKARDEKKSNAAGGAGAASQRNNNLHKPDDNYQDPTAKKWFCCF, from the exons ATGTCGACG CAGGATAAGGGTCGGCCTTTGCCGAAATTCGGAGAATGGGATGTCAACAATCCTGCATCTGCTGAAGGATTTACTGTAATATTTAGCAAAGCCAGAGATGAGAAAAAATCCAATGCAGCAGGAGGAGCAGGGGCTGCCTCACAGAGGAATAATAATCTGCATAAACCAGATGACAATTACCAGGATCCAACAGCA AAGAAGTGGTTCTGCTGTTTCTGA
- the LOC8260331 gene encoding uncharacterized membrane protein At3g27390 isoform X2, which produces MAFFHQCLPLLMLLEKGRDGTWDTIQKSCTIVRDFADFCYHSYFSYMDDLQQQQPPDRKYYEIRLLYLPGALIAGLLGFILDFPLISFIAICKSPYMLFKGWHRLFHDLIGREGPFLETICVPFAGLAILLWPLAVVGAVLGSMISSIFLGAYAGVIVYQESSFWYGLCYIVASWALYDEYSNDTLDMPEGSCFPRPKYRKNAELSKSTSRASSFSRPSSFKYRLDPLPPMVDLKPFELLNGLFKECQKHGENFLSEGLITAQDIEDAKSNKGGTVVNIGLPAYCLLQTLLRSAKANSEGILLSDNHTEITSYNRPKDAFFDWFFNPFLVMKDQIKAQNLSEEEEKYLCKLVLLNDDFIKLKSASIGPAPDSERKRAELDALARRLRGLTKSVSRYPTSRRHFQNLVKTLSEDLAKKNGDSRSNNGRPRAIARSKSAFARYLSFNKSRSSHNGSDQATQPVARDVEIV; this is translated from the exons ATGGCTTTCTTTCACCAGTGTTTGCCACTTTTGATGCTGTTGGAGAAGGGAAGA GATGGAACTTGGGACACTATTCAAAAGAGTTGCACTATTGTCCGTGATTTTGCAGATTTTTGTTATCattcttatttctcatataTGGATGACCTACAACAGCAACAGCCTCCagatagaaaatattatgagATCAG GTTGCTTTATCTTCCTGGTGCTCTTATTGCTGGTTTACTTGGTTTCATTCTCGACTTTCCACTGATCTCATTTATTGCCATCTGCAAAAGCCCATACATGCTCTTTAAGGGATGGCATCGTTTGTTTCATGACCTTATAGGAAGGGAAGGCCCTTTCTTGGAGACAATATGTGTACCATTTGCAGGTCTAGCTATTCTTCTCTGGCCATTGGCTGTTGTTGGAGCAGTTTTGGGCTCTATGATATCAAGCATCTTCCTTGGGGCTTATGCAGGAGTGATTGTTTATCAG GAGTCCTCATTTTGGTATGGGCTTTGCTATATTGTTGCATCATGGGCCCTTTACGATGAATACAGCAATGATACTTTGGACATGCCAGAAGGATCTTGTTTTCCGAG GCCAAAGTACCGAAAGAATGCTGAATTGTCAAAGAGTACATCTCGTGCGTCCTCTTTTTCGAGGCCTAGTTCGTTTAAATATCGATTAGATCCGCTTCCTCCAATGGTTGATCTGAAACCATTTGAG CTGCTTAATGGGTTATTTAAGGAATGTCAGAAGCATGGAGAGAATTTTCTTTCTGAAGGACTAATAACAGCCCAAGATATTGAAGATGCTAAGTCTAATAAAGGTGGTACGGTGGTTAACATTGGCTTACCAGCTTATTGTCTTCTTCAGACACTTCTACGCTCCGCAAAAGCCAATTCTGAGGGCATCTTGTTGA GTGATAATCATACTGAGATAACAAGCTACAACAGACCGAAAGATGccttttttgattggttttttAACCCGTTCCTTGTCATGAAAGATCAGATTAAAGCGCAAAACCTGTCCGAGGAAGAAGAGAAGTATCTTTGCAAACTAGTACTGTTAAATGATGATTTCATTAAGTTGAAAAGTGCTAGTATTGGTCCAGCACCCGACTCTGAGCGTAAACGAGCTGAACTTGATGCATTAGCTCGAAG GCTTCGAGGACTTACCAAATCGGTATCAAGGTATCCAACATCAAGAAGGCATTTTCAGAATCTTGTCAAGACCCTGTCAGAAGATCTGGCCAAGAAGAATGGAGACAGCAGATCAAACAATGGACGGCCTCGAGCAATTGCGAGATCAAAAAGTGCCTTTGCCcgttatttatcttttaacaaAAGCAGATCAAGCCACAATGGTTCTGATCAAGCGACTCAACCAGTTGCAAGAGATGTTGAAATTGTATAA
- the LOC8260323 gene encoding cystinosin homolog isoform X2 has protein sequence MGASWNSIALKITYQILGWVAFVSWSISFYPQVILNFRRKSSAIQKQYLDKYGHKQMIPVAVNDVAFSIHAVLLTAITLFQIAIYERGRQKVSKIAIAIVCIVWVAAAACLFVALHHHSWLWLISVFSSIQVCMTGIKYIPQAIMNFMRKSTDGFSIGNILLDFLGGVTNYAQMAAQSIDQHSWVNFYGNIGKTLLSLVSIFFDLLFMFQHYILYPAKKKKENASPETERDSAAEPPSSQLQNV, from the exons atGGGTGCTTCATGGAATTCAATTGCTCTCAAAATAACATACCAAATCCTTGGTTGGGTGGCCTTTGTTTCTTGGTCCATTAGTTTCTATCCACAAGTCATCTTGAATTTCCGGAGGAAAAG CTCTGCTATTCAGAAACAGTATTTGGACAAGTATGGCCATAAACAG ATGATACCTGTAGCTGTAAATGATGTTGCCTTCTCAATACATGCTGTTCTGTTGACGGCAATTACACTCTTCCAAATTGCAATATATGAA CGAGGACGTCAAAAGGTCTCTAAAATTGCTATTGCAATCGTGTGTATTGTTTGGGTAGCTGCTGCAGCTTGCCTTTTTGTAGCTCTGCATCATCACTCGTGGCTATGGCTCATCTCTGTCTTCAG CTCAATTCAAGTTTGCATGACGGGCATCAAGTACATACCCCAG GCAATAATGAACTTCATGAGAAAAAGCACAGATGGATTTAGCATTGGCAACATTTTACTCGATTTTCTTGGAGGAGTGACAAATTATGCCCAGATGGCTGCACAATCTATAGATCAAC ATTCTTGGGTGAATTTCTACGGCAACATAGGGAAGACACTGCTGTCTTTG GTGTCGATATTCTTTGACCTTCTTTTCATGTTTCAACATTATATCTTGTACCCtgccaagaagaagaaggagaatgCCTCCCCTGAAACGGAAAGAGACTCTGCAGCAGAGCCACCATCTTCCCAATTACAAAACGTGTGA
- the LOC8260323 gene encoding cystinosin homolog isoform X1, producing MGASWNSIALKITYQILGWVAFVSWSISFYPQVILNFRRKSVVGLNFDFLVLNLTKHSSYLIYNAALYFSSAIQKQYLDKYGHKQMIPVAVNDVAFSIHAVLLTAITLFQIAIYERGRQKVSKIAIAIVCIVWVAAAACLFVALHHHSWLWLISVFSSIQVCMTGIKYIPQAIMNFMRKSTDGFSIGNILLDFLGGVTNYAQMAAQSIDQHSWVNFYGNIGKTLLSLVSIFFDLLFMFQHYILYPAKKKKENASPETERDSAAEPPSSQLQNV from the exons atGGGTGCTTCATGGAATTCAATTGCTCTCAAAATAACATACCAAATCCTTGGTTGGGTGGCCTTTGTTTCTTGGTCCATTAGTTTCTATCCACAAGTCATCTTGAATTTCCGGAGGAAAAG CGTGGTGGGGTTAAACTTCGATTTTTTAGTGTTGAATCTGACCAAGCATTCCtcttatttgatatataatgcTGCTCTTTACTTTAGCTCTGCTATTCAGAAACAGTATTTGGACAAGTATGGCCATAAACAG ATGATACCTGTAGCTGTAAATGATGTTGCCTTCTCAATACATGCTGTTCTGTTGACGGCAATTACACTCTTCCAAATTGCAATATATGAA CGAGGACGTCAAAAGGTCTCTAAAATTGCTATTGCAATCGTGTGTATTGTTTGGGTAGCTGCTGCAGCTTGCCTTTTTGTAGCTCTGCATCATCACTCGTGGCTATGGCTCATCTCTGTCTTCAG CTCAATTCAAGTTTGCATGACGGGCATCAAGTACATACCCCAG GCAATAATGAACTTCATGAGAAAAAGCACAGATGGATTTAGCATTGGCAACATTTTACTCGATTTTCTTGGAGGAGTGACAAATTATGCCCAGATGGCTGCACAATCTATAGATCAAC ATTCTTGGGTGAATTTCTACGGCAACATAGGGAAGACACTGCTGTCTTTG GTGTCGATATTCTTTGACCTTCTTTTCATGTTTCAACATTATATCTTGTACCCtgccaagaagaagaaggagaatgCCTCCCCTGAAACGGAAAGAGACTCTGCAGCAGAGCCACCATCTTCCCAATTACAAAACGTGTGA
- the LOC8260326 gene encoding ATP synthase mitochondrial F1 complex assembly factor 2, protein MATSLITKTLNSIKNPRLLSPLSSSVTHHFTTAATAAQSDGPSSPFTFTDTATSTNNSIHMKTPNPDARGEATSFSSSSVTMPMSFMTGSIVGKRFYKKVTTREADDGIGYTVMLDYRTLKTPSKKPLKLPTLSLAKAIAAEWDCQQTDGIRPFTMPLMKLACTALERVPLTRLKIIENLMKKFNQDLVFCRAPEDNDLTSGVYERQVEKIDPLLDWVKSEFGFKPVVYSSFFGGKQEEGLVKAIEDLLKKTDNCELAAIDAIAASAHSLVIAIGIVRGKLDIEEAIQLIRLEEDLQVDRWGLVEGGHDIDIADLRVQISSAAVFLGLSRT, encoded by the exons atggCAACTTCACTAATTaccaaaaccctaaattcaATAAAGAACCCCAGACTCCTATCTCCACTCTCATCGTCCGTCACCCACCACTTCACCACCGCTGCCACCGCCGCCCAATCTGACGGTCCATCTTCCCCCTTCACCTTCACCGACACCGCCACTTCCACCAATAATAGCATACACATGAAAACCCCAAATCCTGATGCGAGAGGTGAAGCAACGTCTTTTTCATCTTCATCAGTTACAATGCCAATGTCGTTTATGACAGGGTCAATTGTGGGCAAAAGATTTTATAAGAAAGTAACTACAAGAGAAGCTGATGATGGGATTGGATACACAGTGATGCTTGATTATAGGACACTTAAAACACCTTCTAAAAAGCCTCTAAAGTTGCCTACTTTATCTCTTGCTAAAGCTATTGCTGCTGAATGGGATTGTCAG CAAACAGATGGAATTAGGCCTTTTACAATGCCTCTTATGAAACTTGCTTGTACTGCATTGGAGAGAGTTCCACTTACGCGGCTAAAGATTATTGAAAACTTGATGAAGAAATTCAATCAAGATTTAGTTTTCTGTCGTGCTCCAGAGGATAATGATCTCACCAGTGGTGTCTATG AACGGCAGGTGGAGAAAATTGATCCCTTGCTTGATTGGGTGAAATCAGAGTTTGGCTTTAAGCCAGTTGTGTACTCAAGTTTTTTTGGTGGCAAGCAAGAGGAAGGTTTGGTGAAGGCAATAGAGGACCTTCTAAAGAAAACTGACAACTGTGAATTGGCAGCAATTGATGCAATTGCAGCATCTGCCCATTCTTTAGTAATTGCTATTGGAATCGTTCGTGGAAAATTAGATATTGAGGAAGCCATTCAGTTGATTAGACTTGAAGAAGATTTGCAG GTTGACAGGTGGGGCTTAGTTGAAGGTGGTCATGATATAGATATTGCTGATCTGAGGGTACAAATATCATCTGCTGCTGTGTTCCTCGGTCTTTCAAGGACTTGA
- the LOC8260329 gene encoding protein NOI4 isoform X2: MSTDKGRPLPKFGEWDVNNPASAEGFTVIFSKARDEKKSNAAGGAGAASQRNNNLHKPDDNYQDPTAKKWFCCF; the protein is encoded by the exons ATGTCGACG GATAAGGGTCGGCCTTTGCCGAAATTCGGAGAATGGGATGTCAACAATCCTGCATCTGCTGAAGGATTTACTGTAATATTTAGCAAAGCCAGAGATGAGAAAAAATCCAATGCAGCAGGAGGAGCAGGGGCTGCCTCACAGAGGAATAATAATCTGCATAAACCAGATGACAATTACCAGGATCCAACAGCA AAGAAGTGGTTCTGCTGTTTCTGA
- the LOC8260330 gene encoding early nodulin-like protein 1, with protein sequence MATFKLLLLLFTIFSSLHYFSVSSFEYQVGGNKGWVVPPANDTRIYNDWASENRFQVGDSIRFRYKKDSVMEVTEEEYKKCNSSHPTFFSNTGNTVYKLDHSGPLYFISGVSGHCQKGQKMVVKVMAAEEDYSSHGGGGNGEKSGASPSAMMLPFGVSKVACLQLVLAYVASCIFY encoded by the exons ATGGCTACCTTCAAGCTACTACTGCTCCTCTTCACcatcttctcttctcttcatTACTTTTCTGTTTCTTCCTTCGAATACCAAGTTGGTGGCAACAAAGGTTGGGTTGTTCCTCCTGCTAATGACACCAGAATCTACAATGACTGGGCTTCTGAGAACCGCTTCCAAGTTGGCGATAGTATCA GGTTTAGGTATAAGAAGGATTCTGTAATGGAGGTAACGGAAGAAGAGTACAAGAAGTGCAATTCTAGTCACCCTACTTTCTTCTCCAACACAGGCAATACTGTGTACAAGCTTGACCATTCGGGACCTTTGTACTTCATTAGTGGAGTTTCTGGGCATTGCCAAAAGGGACAGAAGATGGTTGTCAAGGTTATGGCTGCTGAAGAGGATTATTCTTCTCATGGTGGTGGTGGTAATGGCGAAAAATCAGGTGCTTCTCCTTCTGCAATGATGCTTCCTTTTGGAGTGTCCAAAGTTGCCTGTCTCCAACTGGTTCTTGCTTATGTTGCTTCTTGCATCTTCTActag
- the LOC8260332 gene encoding protein LOW PHOTOSYNTHETIC EFFICIENCY 1, chloroplastic yields MQVLSIWPSKSGLGIVPQLDVELGSTCFPSIRRKKKKRCNLFDTVVHGISSGVLTVSSNSRCCRIGSYINSQFDVKSGFLSKHSIKLKYVLFCEPKMDSFRSSIAFAWALQKQDISSEFHGVEPSLDDGLLGKSEKEDVNPHNLGRLEDSDDDNNNQEDNIELDLRSKEGVGEEKCRSIDVRSLARSLHSAQTADDVEEVLKDKGELPLQVYSSMIKAFGWDNKMESALALVEWLKRRKEIGSPIGPNLFIYNSLLSAVKKSKLFEEAEKILNDMTQEGIAPNVVTYNTLMGIYVEKGQATKALNILEQMHEKGFIPTAASYSTALLAYRGMEDGHGALAFFVDIKDKYLKGKIGKNSDENWENEFVKLETFIIRICYQVMRRWLVRHDNFSTDVLKLLTDMDKAGLQPSQAEYERLVWACTREDHYAVGKELYIRIRERHSKISLSVCNHLIWLMGKAKKWWAALEIYEDLLDKGPNPNNMSYELIVSHFNILLTAARKRGIWRWGVRLLNKMEDKGLKPGSREWNAVLVACSKASETTAAVQIFRRMIEQGEKPTIVSYGALLSALEKGKLYDEAVRVWEHMLKVDVKPNLYAYTIMASVFAGQGKFTYVDAIIQKMVSSGIEPTIITYNAIISGCTHNNLSSAAYEWFHRMKVQNMPPNKITYEMLIEALAKDGKPRLAYELYLRAKYEGLDLSAKVYDAVLRSSQVYGATIDINVLGPRPPDKKKRVKIRKTLTEFCDLADVPRRSKPFERHEIYPSQVEGNK; encoded by the coding sequence ATGCAAGTTTTAAGTATCTGGCCATCGAAAAGTGGCTTAGGCATAGTGCCCCAGTTGGATGTTGAACTGGGTTCAACTTGCTTTCCTAGCataagaaggaagaagaaaaaaaggtgCAATCTTTTTGATACTGTCGTTCATGGTATAAGTTCCGGTGTTTTAACGGTTTCTAGTAATTCTAGGTGCTGTAGAATTGGAAGTTACATAAACTCACAATTTGATGTGAAAAGTGGGTTTCTTTCTAAGCATTCTATAAAACTGAAATATGTGCTCTTTTGTGAACCAAAGATGGATTCTTTTCGGTCATCTATTGCTTTTGCTTGGGCATTGCAGAAGCAAGATATCAGTAGTGAATTTCATGGAGTGGAACCTAGTTTAGATGACGGTTTGTTGGGGAAGAGTGAGAAGGAAGATGTTAATCCTCATAATTTAGGTAGATTAGAAGATAGTGATGATGATAACAATAACCAAGAAGACAATATAGAGTTAGATTTAAGAAGTAAGGAAGGAGTTGGGGAAGAAAAATGTAGAAGTATTGATGTTCGTTCCCTAGCTCGTAGTTTGCATTCTGCTCAAACAGCAGATGATGTAGAAGAGGTTCTCAAGGATAAGGGTGAATTACCTCTGCAAGTTTACTCATCCATGATTAAGGCTTTTGGCTGGGACAACAAAATGGAGTCTGCATTGGCTCTTGTTGAGTGGctcaagagaagaaaagaaataggcAGTCCTATTGGTCCAAACCTATTCATTTATAACAGTTTATTGAGTGCAGTGAAAAAGTCCAAACTGTTTGAAGAGGCGGAGAAAATCTTGAATGATATGACTCAGGAGGGAATTGCTCCTAATGTGGTAACTTATAACACTTTGATGGGTATTTATGTAGAGAAAGGACAAGCCACTAAGGCCCTCAATATTCTTGAGCAGATGCATGAAAAGGGTTTTATCCCAACTGCTGCATCCTATTCCACTGCTTTGCTGGCTTATCGCGGAATGGAAGATGGTCATGGAGCTCTTGCATTCTTTGTAGATATAAAAGATAAGTATCTCAAAGGCAAGATTGGAAAGAACTCTGATGAAAATTGGGAAAACGAGTTTGTTAAGCTTGAAACCTTCATAATTCGTATTTGCTACCAAGTAATGCGGAGGTGGCTTGTCAGGCATGATAACTTTAGCACCGATGTGTTGAAACTTCTAACAGATATGGATAAGGCTGGACTTCAGCCTAGTCAAGCAGAGTATGAGCGCCTAGTGTGGGCTTGTACCCGTGAAGATCATTATGCTGTTGGAAAAGAATTGTATATTAGGATCAGAGAAAGACATTCTAAAATAAGCTTGTCAGTCTGCAACCATCTGATTTGGTTGATGGGGAAGGCTAAGAAGTGGTGGGCAGCTTTGGAAATTTATGAGGACTTGTTGGACAAGGGACCAAATCCAAATAACATGTCGTACGAGCTGATTGTTTCTCATTTTAACATCTTACTTACTGCAGCTAGGAAAAGAGGAATTTGGAGATGGGGTGTTAGGTTGTTAAACAAGATGGAAGATAAAGGCCTCAAGCCTGGAAGCAGAGAATGGAATGCAGTTCTTGTTGCATGTTCTAAGGCTTCAGAAACTACCGCCGCTGTGCAGATATTTAGGAGAATGATTGAACAAGGTGAAAAGCCTACAATTGTTTCCTATGGTGCATTGCTTAGCGCCCTCGAAAAAGGCAAACTATATGATGAGGCAGTCCGTGTGTGGGAGCATATGCTTAAGGTTGATGTGAAGCCTAACTTGTATGCTTACACTATTATGGCTTCAGTTTTTGCTGGACAAGGAAAGTTCACATATGTTGACGCCATTATTCAGAAGATGGTTTCATCTGGCATTGAACCTACAATTATTACGTATAATGCAATAATCAGCGGATGTACACATAACAATTTGAGCAGTGCAGCATATGAGTGGTTTCACCGTATGAAAGTCCAGAATATGCCACCAAATAAGATTACATACGAAATGCTGATTGAGGCACTTGCAAAGGATGGTAAACCCAGGCTTGCATATGAATTATATTTGAGGGCTAAATATGAGGGCCTTGACCTGTCTGCAAAGGTTTATGATGCAGTCCTTCGTTCTTCTCAGGTTTATGGAGCTACTATTGACATAAATGTTTTAGGGCCTCGGCCACCGGACAAAAAGAAGAGAGTGAAAATCAGGAAAACTTTAACTGAGTTCTGTGATTTAGCTGATGTTCCTAGGAGAAGCAAACCATTTGAAAGACATGAAATTTATCCCTCGCAAGTAGaaggaaacaaataa